In one window of uncultured Sphaerochaeta sp. DNA:
- the cdaA gene encoding diadenylate cyclase CdaA, translating to MVGDALQSMISLLRPALQVGFLAWLFYRFYVTIAQTKAQQLVKVLVVMFASYAVSYILKLDVLLWFFRYISIPATIFICIVYQPELRRSFTQLWSGRSRLFRIGTQTTSSDQIDSILNACNVLVNKRRGALIVFPRRLGIKNITDSGTRLNADLSTSLILTVFDHDTPLHDGAMVVQGGRILAAGCYLPLSEQTDIKKSFGTRHRAALGLAEESDAVVLIVSEETGAISMTYNANLYYDLDTGTIKRMLLALFSYHDITPEDLLQETGSDEAE from the coding sequence GTGGTTGGCGATGCATTGCAATCCATGATTTCATTGCTCCGTCCTGCTTTGCAGGTCGGTTTCCTTGCATGGTTGTTCTATCGATTCTATGTAACCATAGCCCAGACGAAAGCCCAGCAGCTGGTGAAAGTCTTGGTGGTGATGTTTGCGTCCTATGCAGTGAGTTATATCCTCAAGCTGGATGTTCTGCTCTGGTTTTTCAGGTATATATCCATCCCTGCGACCATCTTTATCTGTATCGTCTATCAGCCTGAGCTCAGGCGCTCCTTCACCCAGCTCTGGAGTGGCCGAAGCAGATTGTTCCGCATAGGTACCCAAACCACCAGTAGTGATCAGATTGACTCAATTCTCAACGCATGCAATGTGCTGGTGAACAAACGAAGAGGAGCCTTGATTGTGTTTCCCCGTCGTCTGGGGATCAAGAACATCACCGACAGCGGGACAAGGCTCAATGCCGATCTGTCCACCAGTCTGATCCTTACGGTATTCGACCATGACACTCCGCTGCATGACGGGGCGATGGTTGTACAAGGCGGAAGAATACTCGCCGCAGGGTGCTACCTGCCCCTCAGTGAGCAAACAGACATCAAGAAAAGTTTCGGCACACGACATCGGGCTGCTCTTGGTTTGGCGGAGGAATCTGATGCTGTTGTCTTGATTGTCAGTGAGGAGACCGGGGCGATCAGCATGACCTATAATGCAAACCTATATTACGACCTCGACACAGGTACCATCAAACGAATGCTGTTGGCCCTCTTCAGTTATCATGATATAACCCCAGAGGATTTGTTACAGGAGACGGGTAGTGATGAAGCTGAATAA
- the glpK gene encoding glycerol kinase GlpK: MRYIGALDQGTTSTRFIIFDQSGSIVSSYQLEHEQIFVKPGWVEHDPWEIWDNSCECISKALKEVNLKGSDIEGIGITNQRETVIAWNPKTGKVWHNAIVWQDLRGSDLINRLKEEVEANYLQDRSGLIFSPYFAASKIAWLLENVEGLRDAAEKGEAVFGTIDTWLTWNLTGGKAIVTDVSNASRYLLMNIESCTWDDELLELFDVPKQALPTIVPSSGMIYGTTTPSGPLRAEVPVCGILGDQQAALFGQACFTEGLGKSTYGTGGFLLVNTGEKLIKSTQGLLTTVAYQLGDHRPVYALEGSIAVAGSLVQWARDNLKLVENPQELDKLACSVSDCGGVYIVPAFSGLFAPYWRSDARGVIAGLTGYVNRAHLCRAILEATAFQVHDIYKAMERDSHIVMPSLKVDGGMTNSKPLMEFQADLLGVPVIRPLIVETTALGAAYAAGLSVGVWKDFDELSAYWKEGKRWEANMSEEEREQKVQFWKKAVNRTLDWECEEKE; the protein is encoded by the coding sequence GTGCGTTACATTGGAGCATTGGATCAAGGGACTACGAGTACCCGATTTATCATTTTCGATCAGAGTGGAAGCATTGTCTCCTCGTATCAGTTGGAGCATGAACAGATTTTCGTAAAACCCGGTTGGGTGGAACACGATCCCTGGGAGATCTGGGACAACAGCTGTGAATGCATCAGCAAAGCACTCAAAGAGGTTAATCTAAAGGGAAGCGACATAGAAGGTATTGGGATTACCAACCAGAGGGAGACAGTCATCGCTTGGAATCCCAAGACAGGAAAAGTCTGGCACAATGCCATTGTCTGGCAGGATCTTAGGGGATCGGATTTGATTAACCGCCTGAAGGAAGAGGTTGAAGCAAACTACCTTCAGGATCGCAGCGGATTGATCTTCAGCCCCTATTTTGCTGCATCAAAGATTGCCTGGTTGTTGGAGAATGTTGAAGGCTTACGTGATGCTGCAGAGAAAGGTGAGGCTGTATTCGGAACAATCGATACATGGTTGACCTGGAATCTGACTGGTGGGAAGGCAATTGTTACCGATGTGTCCAATGCCAGTCGCTATCTCCTGATGAATATTGAATCGTGTACCTGGGATGATGAGCTGCTTGAGCTGTTCGATGTACCCAAGCAAGCACTTCCAACGATCGTACCTTCAAGTGGAATGATCTATGGAACAACCACTCCCAGTGGTCCACTCAGGGCGGAGGTCCCTGTTTGCGGGATCTTGGGAGACCAGCAGGCCGCTCTCTTCGGGCAGGCGTGTTTCACAGAGGGCTTGGGGAAAAGTACCTACGGCACCGGTGGGTTCCTCTTGGTAAACACCGGAGAGAAACTGATCAAGAGTACTCAGGGACTGCTTACCACGGTTGCCTACCAACTTGGGGACCACCGTCCCGTATATGCCTTGGAAGGTTCCATTGCAGTGGCAGGTTCCTTGGTCCAGTGGGCGCGTGATAACCTGAAACTGGTGGAAAATCCCCAAGAGCTGGACAAGCTGGCCTGCAGTGTGTCAGACTGCGGCGGAGTATACATCGTTCCAGCATTCAGTGGACTGTTCGCACCCTACTGGCGGTCGGATGCACGAGGCGTCATTGCCGGTTTGACCGGGTATGTCAATCGTGCTCATCTGTGCAGGGCCATTCTGGAGGCAACAGCATTCCAGGTCCATGATATCTATAAGGCCATGGAAAGGGACAGCCACATCGTAATGCCCAGTTTGAAGGTTGATGGGGGAATGACAAACAGCAAGCCGTTGATGGAATTTCAGGCTGACCTGTTGGGTGTTCCGGTTATCAGGCCCTTGATCGTGGAGACCACGGCACTCGGTGCTGCCTATGCAGCAGGGTTGTCTGTTGGGGTTTGGAAAGATTTTGATGAGCTGTCTGCCTACTGGAAGGAAGGCAAACGGTGGGAAGCGAATATGAGCGAGGAAGAACGCGAACAGAAAGTCCAATTCTGGAAGAAAGCGGTGAATCGCACCCTGGATTGGGAGTGCGAGGAGAAGGAGTAG
- a CDS encoding DRTGG domain-containing protein, with product MKLKDIIACVDGQLICGESHLEDEIARGFASDLMSDVLTILEDDILLITGLSNNQAIRTAEMSDIKNILLVRNKKPSQNMIDMAQELNISLSYTSYSLFKASALLFQEGLKPVY from the coding sequence ATGAAACTCAAAGATATTATTGCATGTGTAGATGGACAGCTTATCTGTGGCGAGTCCCATCTTGAAGATGAGATTGCACGAGGATTTGCCAGTGACTTGATGAGTGATGTATTGACCATTCTTGAAGACGACATTCTCCTGATTACAGGACTCTCAAACAACCAGGCAATCAGGACGGCCGAGATGAGTGACATCAAGAACATTCTCTTGGTACGGAACAAAAAACCAAGCCAAAATATGATTGATATGGCACAGGAGCTGAACATCTCTCTCTCCTATACCTCCTACTCACTGTTCAAAGCCAGTGCCTTGCTCTTTCAAGAAGGATTGAAACCGGTATATTGA
- a CDS encoding ATP-binding protein: MHQEYTVPAQDFSVAGVASSNFKRLLKQLNLPPKVIKRIIVAVFEAEVNVIAHSYGGRIVCELGEDTITVEVIDTGPGIPNLDLAMKEGWSTATEEILELGYGAGMGLPNIKKSCDRLSIKTKAGEHTHITMGFDLKEEP, translated from the coding sequence ATGCATCAAGAGTATACCGTACCAGCCCAGGATTTCTCAGTAGCCGGAGTTGCATCAAGCAACTTCAAGCGGTTGCTTAAGCAGTTGAACCTCCCTCCGAAGGTAATTAAGCGAATCATTGTTGCTGTCTTCGAGGCTGAGGTCAATGTCATTGCCCACTCCTATGGGGGCAGGATTGTCTGTGAGCTGGGAGAGGATACCATCACCGTAGAAGTCATCGATACAGGTCCAGGTATTCCCAATCTTGATCTTGCCATGAAGGAAGGGTGGTCTACCGCCACCGAAGAGATTCTGGAACTGGGATATGGGGCTGGCATGGGACTGCCGAATATCAAGAAGAGCTGTGACCGGCTCTCCATCAAGACAAAAGCAGGAGAGCATACCCATATAACCATGGGATTCGACCTGAAGGAGGAGCCATGA
- a CDS encoding [Fe-Fe] hydrogenase large subunit C-terminal domain-containing protein, producing MSDQMSHHAIRVITSSCKGCTHCMKRCPTQAIRINHGKAEINGDLCIDCGQCMAVCPNDAIKVEQDPFNQLDDYLVRVAIIPAVFFAQFPDTITLGEILGALYAIGFTHIYLAETGVDILNVLNAEEKAPELPLISNFCPAVQRLIQIRFPLLVDNLSRLRPPAQVTAIFARSELSSASPDLGIFYLTPCAAKIAQFNTEGSEENRLFDGIINIDTVYNLVSTYLAKHDQVQEGSLTFAMCTKQALLWSLVKGQIPSHEGRTLAVDEMHNVIEFLEILEEEEQTNLQFLELDACAEGCVGGILTVRNRFLASERLKYYSQQLPEVLDEVLIKRIQGQRKAFQNNLRLPPFEATMAMGLDTDRSRALYKLQKVTDILKVLPGIDCGLCGSPTCKSLAEDIARGQASLKQCVVLRLRNAQSSSSLSRIWGDHAKGEDVLRDDQG from the coding sequence ATGAGCGACCAGATGTCCCATCATGCAATCCGAGTCATCACTTCCTCCTGCAAGGGATGCACCCATTGCATGAAACGCTGTCCTACCCAGGCAATTCGCATAAACCATGGAAAGGCTGAGATCAATGGGGATCTCTGCATTGACTGTGGCCAATGCATGGCAGTGTGTCCCAACGATGCCATCAAGGTGGAGCAAGATCCTTTCAACCAGCTGGATGACTACCTCGTTCGTGTCGCGATCATCCCTGCCGTCTTCTTTGCCCAATTCCCAGACACCATCACCCTCGGTGAAATCCTCGGTGCACTCTATGCTATCGGTTTCACCCATATCTATCTTGCTGAGACTGGCGTAGATATCCTAAACGTCCTGAATGCAGAGGAGAAAGCTCCTGAGTTACCCCTGATAAGCAACTTCTGCCCAGCAGTGCAACGCTTGATCCAGATCAGATTCCCCCTCTTGGTGGACAACCTGAGCAGATTACGTCCACCGGCACAAGTGACGGCTATCTTTGCAAGGAGTGAGCTCTCATCAGCATCACCGGACCTTGGAATTTTCTATCTCACCCCGTGTGCAGCAAAGATCGCCCAATTCAACACCGAGGGTTCAGAAGAGAACCGGTTATTTGATGGCATCATCAACATCGATACCGTATACAACCTGGTCAGTACCTATCTTGCAAAACATGACCAAGTTCAGGAAGGCAGTCTAACTTTTGCCATGTGCACCAAGCAGGCGTTGCTCTGGAGCTTGGTCAAAGGCCAGATTCCTTCACACGAAGGCCGAACTCTCGCCGTCGATGAGATGCATAATGTCATTGAGTTCCTGGAAATCCTCGAAGAAGAAGAACAGACAAACCTGCAGTTCCTTGAACTGGATGCTTGCGCAGAAGGGTGTGTGGGAGGAATTCTCACCGTAAGAAACCGTTTCCTCGCCTCAGAACGGCTCAAGTACTATTCCCAACAGCTCCCGGAGGTACTTGATGAAGTACTTATCAAGCGCATCCAAGGCCAAAGGAAAGCGTTCCAGAACAACCTCCGGTTGCCCCCTTTTGAGGCAACCATGGCCATGGGTCTCGATACAGACCGCTCCAGAGCGCTCTATAAGCTCCAGAAAGTAACCGATATCCTGAAGGTGCTCCCCGGTATCGACTGCGGACTCTGTGGAAGTCCTACCTGCAAGAGTCTCGCTGAGGATATTGCACGTGGCCAAGCAAGCCTTAAACAGTGCGTGGTCCTTAGGCTAAGAAACGCACAATCTTCTTCCTCTCTCTCCAGGATATGGGGAGACCACGCTAAAGGGGAAGACGTATTGAGGGACGATCAAGGATAG